The genomic stretch GGTATAGACATAGCAACGTCTCCCATTGCTGAGAGACGTATGACTAAAATGTGTTTCGAAGATGAATCCATCTTTCTTTGTGACCTACTTTTTATTTGTTTTTGTTGTAAAGAACTGGATTTAGATCGTCATCATTGTACATTTTCATTTGCTTGTACACTTTCATGTATTTGTCGCCACTTTCAATGTCTGTAATGAGTTGGTCTATTGCCATAGAAAGATCTACGCGTTGTTCTAGTAACGTGTTTAGTTTTTCTTGGCATTTTGTTCTGTGTGCTTCCGAAGCGTCTTTACGATCTGCTTCTTCTTGCATGTGGTATATTTTTAATGCAAGAATTGACAACCGATCTAGTGCCCAAGCTGGGCTTTCTGAATTGATCGTTGCCGAATCTTTTACTTGAATATGACTGTATTTTTTAAGAAAGAAACTATCTACATATTCTACAGTGTC from Kordia antarctica encodes the following:
- a CDS encoding DUF4254 domain-containing protein, translated to MFSDLANTVFQESIDTYHIIDDVNQLFKNPYANDKIEHLLYRKNWIDTVQWHYEDIIRDPNIDPVAALKLKRLIDASNQDRTDTVEYVDSFFLKKYSHIQVKDSATINSESPAWALDRLSILALKIYHMQEEADRKDASEAHRTKCQEKLNTLLEQRVDLSMAIDQLITDIESGDKYMKVYKQMKMYNDDDLNPVLYNKNK